The genomic interval TTTCCTTGGGAAACTTGTCCGAGGTGACGACGATCTGCTTGTGCGCCTCATAAAGGGCGTTGAAGGTATGAAAAAATTCCTCCTGGGTGCGCTCCTTGCCGGCGATGAACTGCACGTCGTCGATGAGCAGGACGTCCATGGAGCGAAACTTGTTGCGAAATTCATCCATGCGCGCGTAGCGCAGGGAATTGATCAACTCGTTCATGAATTTTTCCGAGGCATAGTAGCACACCCGCATTTCCGGGTTGCGGCTCAGAATCGCATTGCCGATGGCGTTGATCAGATGGGTCTTGCCCAGGCCGACGCCACCGTAAATGAAGAGCGGGTTATAAGTGGTGGCGGGATTGTTGGCGACCGCCATGGCCGCGGCGTGGGCGAACTGGTTGGAGGATCCGGAGACGAAATCGGTGAAGACGTAGCGTGGATTGAGGTTGGTCACGAATGCATCCGCGCGTGTCTTGGGCAAAAAGCCCTCCGGCGGATCTTCGCGCTGGGTCGACTTTTGCGGGGATGGGGTTGAATCCGCGACCTGGGGCCTGCCGATTTCCAGGACGATGCGATATTCGACGGCGCCGACCTGCGCCAGGGCCTGCTCGATGCGCCGCGTATAGTTGTCGCGAATCCACTCGAGAAAAAACCGATTGGGAACTCGAAGAAAAACCTGGGATTTCTCGATGCGTAAAAATTCGATGGGTCTGATCCAGGTGGCAAACAGTTGCGGATTGAGCGTTTGCTCAAGCTGAGTCAGGGTTTCGCGCCAGAGTCGATCCATGGGTGTCCGAATGATAAGGCTGGAGAAAAAGTCCATTCGCGAAAAAAGCGCGGATAAAAAATCCACAAGGTTGTCAACATCTGTGGATAAACTGAAAAAGCGCCTTTTTCCCGGTATTTCCCAAGAGCGGAAAGG from Geoalkalibacter sp. carries:
- the dnaA gene encoding chromosomal replication initiator protein DnaA, translated to MDRLWRETLTQLEQTLNPQLFATWIRPIEFLRIEKSQVFLRVPNRFFLEWIRDNYTRRIEQALAQVGAVEYRIVLEIGRPQVADSTPSPQKSTQREDPPEGFLPKTRADAFVTNLNPRYVFTDFVSGSSNQFAHAAAMAVANNPATTYNPLFIYGGVGLGKTHLINAIGNAILSRNPEMRVCYYASEKFMNELINSLRYARMDEFRNKFRSMDVLLIDDVQFIAGKERTQEEFFHTFNALYEAHKQIVVTSDKFPKEIPGLEERLRSRFEWGLIADIQAPDVETKQAILKMKADKNGINLPEDVAYFLSNSITSNVRELEGFLIRLGAYASLTSTPLTLDMAREVLKDILVEKNRELSVEEIQKTVASHFNIKLTDLKSPKRLKALVLPRQIAMYLSRQLTSLSFPEIGDRFGGKDHSTIIHAIKKIESLQENDFQLRTTINTLKNSLTR